From one Pirellulales bacterium genomic stretch:
- a CDS encoding BatA domain-containing protein has protein sequence MTSFVNPLLLWGLGLVAVPVLIHLINLLRHRRVPWAAMEFLLESQRRNSTWIKLKQLFLLLLRMAAVAGVVLLVAQPIGCNQLGRFLGGRKTQHIVLLDDSFSMTDRWANTSAFDEAKKVIQRIGDELSRQPMSQTFTLLRFSRAGRAADGSPADFYEERVTSDFGQRLSDRLASMRSSQRAVSPDAALRAADGWIDKEKDEDRVVYLVSDFRNRDWQEADPLVKALSRLDSSGVQLRLINCVDAAHANLAITALEPVRGTRAAGAPFYMAVTVSNFGSDPVDSVPVVLEEDAQPRPALTIDHIGPGDSETRRFSVYFKTAGEHTVAAAISSDPLAVDNVRFSVIDLPASVPVLLVDGDRDFTNARYLAAALAPGGAVKTGIDPQIEPPSYLNNKPLDKFQAVYLLDVGHLDRPAIEALEKYVTQGGGLGVFLGENCRPAFYNEKLYRDGAGLFPLPLLGKTQLLVDRLEKGADMEVSDHPIFRVFAGERNSYLNAVLIDWYVSAPRRWSPGPKSNTHVLARLRNQAPLCVEKKVGEGRVVAFTTTAAPVWNNWGRNPSYVVAMLEMQSYLAPPPALDANRIVGTPIELELDPARYQPEVRLLAPSEHDATPGEGNAVVAGATSSDDGGLRATFPEAQASGIHELQLTTTDNKIELRRLAFNVEAAEGNLATVGADELRTKLEGIGYEYRQADEFRVGVQDLAGTNLSQWMIFLLALILIGEQALAYSASYHPALEGAR, from the coding sequence GGTGGCGCAGCCGATCGGCTGCAATCAACTTGGCCGCTTTCTGGGCGGCCGCAAGACGCAGCACATCGTGCTGTTGGACGACAGCTTCTCGATGACCGACCGCTGGGCCAATACCAGCGCTTTCGACGAAGCCAAGAAAGTCATCCAGCGCATCGGCGACGAGCTGTCGCGGCAGCCGATGTCGCAAACCTTCACGCTGCTGCGTTTCTCGCGCGCCGGCCGGGCCGCCGATGGCAGTCCCGCCGATTTCTATGAAGAACGTGTGACAAGCGACTTCGGCCAGCGGCTGAGCGACCGGCTGGCTTCCATGCGGTCGTCGCAGCGTGCGGTCAGCCCCGATGCGGCCCTGCGTGCCGCCGACGGCTGGATCGACAAAGAAAAGGACGAAGACCGCGTGGTCTACCTGGTTTCCGATTTTCGCAACCGCGACTGGCAAGAAGCCGACCCGCTGGTCAAGGCGCTCTCTCGCCTCGACTCCTCCGGAGTGCAGTTGCGGCTCATCAACTGCGTCGACGCGGCCCATGCCAATTTGGCCATCACCGCTCTGGAGCCGGTGCGCGGCACGCGCGCGGCCGGAGCGCCGTTCTATATGGCCGTGACGGTCAGCAATTTTGGCAGCGATCCCGTCGACTCGGTGCCCGTCGTGCTCGAAGAAGACGCACAACCGCGGCCGGCGTTGACGATCGACCACATCGGGCCGGGCGACAGCGAGACGCGGCGGTTCAGCGTTTATTTCAAAACGGCCGGCGAGCATACGGTGGCGGCGGCCATCAGCAGCGATCCGCTCGCGGTCGACAACGTTCGCTTTTCGGTGATCGACCTGCCGGCCAGCGTGCCCGTGCTGCTCGTCGACGGCGACCGCGATTTCACGAATGCCCGATACCTGGCCGCGGCGCTGGCGCCCGGCGGCGCGGTGAAGACGGGCATCGACCCGCAAATCGAGCCGCCCAGCTATCTGAACAACAAGCCGCTCGACAAGTTTCAGGCCGTCTACCTGCTCGACGTGGGGCATCTCGATCGGCCGGCAATCGAGGCGTTGGAGAAGTACGTGACGCAAGGCGGCGGGCTGGGCGTGTTTCTGGGCGAGAACTGCCGGCCGGCGTTCTACAACGAAAAGCTGTATCGCGACGGCGCGGGCCTGTTTCCGCTGCCGCTGTTGGGCAAAACGCAGCTCCTGGTCGACCGCTTGGAGAAAGGGGCCGACATGGAAGTCAGCGACCATCCGATCTTCCGCGTCTTTGCCGGCGAGCGCAACAGTTACTTGAATGCGGTGCTGATCGATTGGTATGTGTCGGCGCCGCGGCGTTGGTCGCCCGGTCCGAAATCGAACACGCACGTGTTGGCGCGGTTGCGCAACCAGGCGCCGCTCTGCGTGGAGAAGAAGGTCGGCGAGGGGCGCGTGGTGGCCTTCACCACCACGGCCGCACCGGTCTGGAACAATTGGGGCCGCAATCCGAGTTATGTGGTGGCGATGCTCGAAATGCAATCGTATCTGGCGCCTCCGCCGGCGCTCGACGCCAACCGCATCGTCGGCACGCCGATCGAGCTGGAGCTCGATCCGGCCCGCTATCAGCCGGAAGTGCGGCTGCTGGCTCCCAGCGAGCACGACGCGACGCCGGGCGAAGGCAACGCGGTCGTTGCCGGCGCCACATCGAGCGATGATGGCGGCTTGCGGGCGACGTTTCCAGAGGCGCAGGCCAGCGGCATCCATGAATTGCAGCTCACGACCACCGACAACAAAATCGAGTTGCGGAGACTGGCGTTCAACGTCGAGGCGGCCGAAGGAAACCTGGCGACCGTCGGCGCCGACGAGCTGCGCACGAAGCTGGAAGGCATCGGCTACGAATATCGCCAGGCGGACGAATTCCGCGTCGGCGTGCAAGATTTGGCCGGCACGAATCTGAGCCAATGGATGATCTTTCTGCTGGCGTTGATCTTGATCGGCGAGCAGGCGCTGGCCTATTCCGCCAGTTACCATCCGGCGTTGGAGGGAGCGCGCTGA
- a CDS encoding nucleotidyltransferase family protein — MPSRSFAIVPAAGLSLRMGTPKLLLPWRGKAIVEHTIEAWRAGGVDRVLVVIRANDAALAERVANCGAEVVRANPHPADMKASVRVGLAYVADRYQPCAGDAWLTAPADLPSLSAVAIRRLLAAHHPAASAVLVAAHQARPGHPVLFPWSYAAQIDTLAADEGLRQLIERGSARLIECGEGAVGADLDTPADYERLQNETPSRPE; from the coding sequence ATGCCTTCTCGAAGTTTTGCGATCGTTCCGGCGGCCGGCCTGAGCTTGCGGATGGGAACGCCGAAATTGCTGCTCCCCTGGCGAGGCAAAGCGATCGTCGAGCACACGATCGAAGCCTGGCGGGCCGGCGGCGTCGATCGCGTGCTGGTCGTCATCCGGGCCAACGACGCCGCGCTCGCCGAGCGCGTGGCAAACTGCGGTGCGGAAGTGGTCCGGGCCAATCCGCACCCCGCCGACATGAAAGCCTCGGTAAGAGTGGGCCTGGCCTACGTCGCCGACCGCTATCAGCCGTGCGCCGGCGACGCCTGGCTCACGGCGCCGGCCGATTTGCCCTCGCTCAGCGCTGTGGCCATTCGCCGCTTGCTCGCCGCTCACCATCCGGCCGCATCCGCCGTGCTGGTGGCCGCGCACCAAGCGAGGCCAGGCCATCCGGTCCTTTTCCCCTGGTCCTATGCGGCCCAAATCGACACTTTGGCGGCGGACGAAGGACTGCGCCAGCTTATCGAGCGCGGCTCGGCCAGATTGATCGAATGTGGCGAAGGTGCCGTGGGTGCCGATTTAGACACCCCGGCCGACTACGAGCGTTTGCAGAACGAAACGCCTTCCCGGCCGGAATGA
- a CDS encoding HD domain-containing phosphohydrolase, with product MLRVPVEKLEPGMVLARPVPLPNDPRRYLLQRDREVPPELAPRLLELGVYEVWIRCRNLEFLEAIIDEDLGEHQRQVYAHVRRSFEAVMSGHAAELDITRFQSTIGDLFDYLKASPTGSMMLQKLDAFDNYLMSHAANVCYLSLLLGLKLERYLIAERTWKTAREAKDLQLLGLGALLHDVGKMKIPPQVLHKPGKLTREEMELMRQHPQLGYEMLKGRVPIAAALVALNHHQRFDGAGYPARRDAQTGELLPPLSGKHIPVFARIATIADMYDAATAKRCYSEAKLPVQVLYELRTLCQGAFDPPVEKAFFEIIPPFPVGQIVTLSDGVDAVVVEFNARHPYRPKVQGIRGPTGERLDDPALHELDLALYPELEIQSVNGVDVRPFQPAASASCRCA from the coding sequence ATGCTGCGCGTGCCCGTGGAAAAATTGGAGCCGGGAATGGTCCTGGCGCGACCGGTTCCGTTGCCGAACGACCCGCGGCGTTATTTGCTGCAGCGCGACCGCGAAGTGCCGCCGGAGCTGGCCCCGCGGCTTTTGGAACTGGGCGTCTACGAGGTCTGGATCCGCTGCCGCAATCTCGAATTCCTGGAAGCCATCATCGACGAAGACCTGGGCGAGCACCAACGCCAGGTTTATGCCCACGTGCGGCGAAGCTTCGAGGCCGTCATGTCGGGCCATGCCGCCGAGTTGGACATCACCCGCTTCCAATCGACGATCGGCGATCTGTTCGATTATCTCAAGGCCAGCCCCACGGGCAGCATGATGCTGCAAAAGCTCGACGCCTTCGACAATTACTTGATGTCGCACGCGGCCAACGTCTGTTACCTCTCGCTGCTGCTCGGGCTGAAGCTGGAACGCTACCTGATCGCCGAGCGGACCTGGAAGACGGCCCGCGAAGCGAAGGATCTCCAGCTCCTGGGTCTGGGCGCTCTGTTGCACGATGTGGGCAAGATGAAGATACCGCCCCAGGTACTGCACAAGCCGGGCAAGCTGACCAGGGAAGAGATGGAACTGATGCGGCAACATCCCCAGCTTGGCTATGAGATGCTCAAGGGGCGCGTGCCGATCGCCGCGGCCCTGGTGGCGCTGAACCACCACCAGCGGTTCGACGGCGCCGGCTACCCGGCGCGCCGCGACGCGCAGACGGGCGAGCTGCTGCCGCCGCTGTCGGGCAAGCATATTCCGGTCTTCGCCCGCATCGCCACGATCGCCGACATGTACGACGCCGCCACGGCCAAGCGTTGTTATTCGGAAGCCAAGCTGCCGGTGCAAGTGCTTTATGAGCTGCGCACCTTATGTCAGGGAGCGTTCGACCCGCCGGTCGAAAAGGCGTTCTTCGAAATCATTCCGCCCTTCCCCGTCGGCCAGATCGTGACGCTCAGCGACGGCGTGGATGCCGTGGTGGTGGAGTTCAATGCCCGGCATCCTTATCGGCCGAAGGTGCAGGGCATCCGGGGTCCGACGGGCGAGCGGCTCGACGATCCCGCCCTGCACGAGTTGGACTTGGCGCTTTATCCGGAGCTCGAAATCCAGTCGGTCAACGGCGTCGACGTTCGGCCATTCCAGCCGGCCGCGAGTGCGAGTTGCCGCTGTGCGTAG
- a CDS encoding molybdopterin dinucleotide binding domain-containing protein: MLNPSRTAKQGAQINAGKDSPEYQAIVNTLTMHAADMESLGVAPGDSVRVRTEHGEATFKCEKGNVPEGMLFVPYGPPTCRLMGGSTDGTGMPLSKGWDVEVERV, translated from the coding sequence ATGCTCAATCCTTCCCGAACGGCGAAGCAGGGCGCCCAGATCAACGCGGGTAAGGACAGTCCGGAATACCAGGCGATTGTCAACACCCTCACCATGCACGCGGCCGATATGGAATCGTTGGGCGTGGCACCGGGCGATAGCGTGCGCGTGCGGACGGAACACGGGGAAGCCACCTTTAAGTGTGAGAAAGGCAATGTGCCGGAAGGAATGCTGTTCGTTCCTTATGGCCCGCCCACCTGCCGCTTGATGGGCGGCAGCACCGACGGCACCGGCATGCCGCTCTCGAAGGGTTGGGATGTCGAGGTCGAGCGAGTGTAG